GAGTAGTAGAGCTATTTGCACTTTCGTTACCTTGCAACTCATGTATAGGAATGAACAATTAAACAAAAAGGTCTACGTAATTTTGTTCAACTCATTAACTCCCGTTATAAATAAGTTTTAATATGGGATTGAGAGACAACATATATTTCAAAACTATAAAAGGGACTAACACCATCCTAAACAAAGAGTTTAAGGAAAAAGCAAAGAGAGTATTTCTTCTTACTGTCGCGAATGGCTTTGTTGAAGTTGTGGGATTAGCACTAATCTTTCCGTTAATATCAATGGCAAACGATAACTCCTTAATTCACACAAATAAATTTCTTTCATATGCATATAAAAGTCTTCACTTTAAATCAGAAGACAATTTTCTTCTCTCTCTAATTGGCTTTACCATGTTAGTATTTACACTTAAAAACCTCATTGGTGTTTTCATAAACTATGTTCAAACAAATTTCTCAAATACGCTTTCAGCTGCGTTAACTAAACAACAGTTTGAAAAATACTTAGATCGTAGCTTCCACTACTTTAAAAACACGAATTCTAATATTATTACACGGGATATAGCAAACGTGCCTCAAGCATTTTCCTTTGATATAATGCTTCCACTAATTTCGATCACATCTGAGTTCGTTATTATATTTCTAATAGCTGTCGGAATAGTATCATACGATTTAACTGTTTTCATGATTGTACTACTTGTTTTCATTCCTATACTAGCCTGGTTTTACAATATTGTGAAGAATAGATTGGCCAGCTATGGAAAAGAACGAAATGAAGTATCACCGGTAACCTACAAAAGTATATTTGAAGCAATCCATGGTTACATCGATGTTAAGCTTACTAATCGTGAAGATTATTTTGTAAGCCGAAGCAAGAAATCTCTCAAGAGATATTTTGATCTTCTAACCAAGGTTTATGTGGTAGAATCATTTCCTATTAGAATAATCGAAATAGCATCTATTGGTTTTATTTCTTTTCTGTTTGCATATTTTATTATGACAAATGGTGACAGAAAAGTATTAGGAGAATTTTTAATTCTGTTCGCGGTTGCCGCATATCGTATTATGCCGTCAACAAACAGAATAATGGCGGCAATACTTAGGCTTAAAAATGCGAGCTACGTTCTTGACATACTACAAGAACAAGATCCCTTTTCAACTGACGAATCGACTCATTCTGAAAATGACAATACCAATCTGATCTTCGAAGAAGAGATTACGCTAGAAGGCATATGTTTCAAATACCCCGAAAAAGAAGAATCCGTATTAAATAATTTTAATCTGACTATAAAAAAAGAACAAAGTATAGGGCTAATCGGTCCATCAGGCTCAGGGAAAACAACATTGGTAAATATTATCTTAAGGCTAATAGATAATCATAAAGGAGTATTCAAAGTTGACGGTAAAGCGCTAAACAAAAGAACATTGCGTTCTTGGAGAAACATGACAGGCTATGTTCAACAAGACTCTTACCTTCTAGATGCAACTCTTGCAGAAAATATCGCCTTTGGATTTTCTTTGGAAGAAATAAATATGAATAAATTAGAAAAGTGTATTAAGCAAGCTCGGTTAGCTAGTTTAATAAACGAACTTCCTAATGGTATCAATACCAATGTTGGCGAATTTGGGGGAAGGATTTCAGGTGGCCAAAAACAGCGTATAGCGATTGCAAGAGCTTTATATAAAGAACCTCAAATATTAATTTTGGACGAAGCAACTAGCTCGTTAGATTCCGAGGTGGAAGCGGAAATACTTGATACGATACAGAACCTTTCAGACAGTGGAATCACTATCATTTCTATCGCCCATAGAATTAGTTCTCTTAAATTCTGCGATGAAATTTACGAACTCGAATCGGGTAAAATAAAGAAGAAGTATTCATACGAAGAACTAATATCGCATATCGAAAAATAGAAGCCGATTCATTTATGCCACAGCTCTTTGATCTGATAAATAAATACTGGTTAGTTATTTTCTGCGCGTTAGTTGTGAGCTTTATTTTCAGTTGCTCCTTTCTTTTCAATAGCATACGTTCTGTTCAAAACTTAAACTATGAGTATCAGGCTATTAAATATGGACCAGGTGCTCAAAGTGACAACTATCACTACTACACACATATTAAAAAATTTGCAGAAGGTAATATTCCATTTATTGAATCTGATGTTAAAGAACATGATAAGAAACCTACTCATGTATCTTATTCCCTCTTTATAAGTTATTCTATTGCTGCCCTCCCCTTCCTGTATTCCGATAATGTGAATTTTGCTTATGGCTTTAACATTATCTTTTGGCCAGCAATTAATTTTCTTTTAATCTTTATATTTCTATTCCTTTTCATTCAGAGGAAACTTGTCTCCATATTTCTGGCATTATCGATTGTTCTATTTTATGGCTTTATAGATGTTTGGCTATTACCACTTTGGATAAAAGAATTTTTATGGAGTATCGCTCAGTTAATGATCGGCTGGCATACCGAAATACCTCTAAATCCTAAAATTGGCAACGAGTTTTATAGAATTCCTAATATTTCAATCACGAACACGATCTCTTTACTATTTACCTATTCCTATTATAAGTATGTCATAAACCCTTCGAATCAAAATTCTATATTAAAAGCTATAGCTCTCATGCTCTGCCTAGCTATACTAGCTTTCACATACCCAATACTTATCTATTTAGGATATGGGATAATAGCCGCAGGGTTCCTATTTCACAGAGCGGAATCGATTAAATTTATCCCCTATCTATTGGGCAGTTTATTTATCTCAAGTGTATCATTATATCATTTGGCCTTACCCTTTTGGGAATCTACCAGCTATTATGATGATATATTCAGTATGATCAAAGAAACGAAGTTCTCGACGAGGCTTCCTTTGTCTATATCTCTTATGGCTTTTATAGTGGTAATAGGCGTTTTATGGGGATCGAGGATAAAAAACAGTCAATCTTCTAAATCAGAATTTCTTTTCACGTTACTAATTGGGCAAGCCATAGCATTCACATTTGCTTTCCTAATCAATGGAGGATTCTTTTCTGATCGAGTTTTTTATCGGGGTGGTGCAACAATATACTATTGTGCTAGCGCAATTCTTCTTCACCAAATTTTCACGGAAATGGTAAAAAGAAAAAGCATCTCCATCGGTTTTTTTGATAAAAAATTATTTCAGTTCGAAATCCCATCTATTATACTAAGAACTTTATATAAAAAAAGTGATTGGATCTGGTTTTGTGGCATTCTAATCATTCTTTTGGCCACCTCTACACATAGAATTAATGCCGTAGCTAAGAGTTCAAACGCATTTAACGACAATACAGGCATTATAGAATTAGCAGAATGGTTTAACACGAACACTTCATCGGCGGAAAACTTCATAACGTTAGACCCTGATGTCATTTTACATTTACCAGCTTACACCAACTTACGCACGTTCAACCCAGCCAGAGGAAGAAGTCAAGTTGGTGAGAAAGAAAGAAGAAAGAGATTTTTCCAAACACTTTCATTTTTCAAAGTAGAGCCTGAATCTCTCGATACATTACTAACAACAATGGATTCTCACCGAAAAATAAACGAATCTCCATCCTACAAGAAAACAATGCTACGCCTCTTTGAACTCGTTTACTTCTATTCTCTTAGAGATAAGCTATCACCAGATTTAATAAGCAAAACTACTACTGCCTATTCCGATTGGATAATGGATCAGAAAGGAGTAGATGACATATTAGAGTTTAAATACATTATTATCAGTCCATATAATAGAATCGTAAATCCTAAATTCTGTTTAGAATGTATTACCAAAGACCTGAAAAAGGTATTTGAAAGCAGCAAAGGATTACAAGTATACCAACGAACCAGCTAGTTACCCACTTACAAAAAGCAAATTCTATTAAGTAATGCCATATTCGAGGCTAATTGCTAATACAAATTCAATTCTGTCTTTATTCCACGCTAAAAAATAAATACATTAGCATCATGTGCGGCATTGCAGGGATATACAATTTCATTAGCGAACCTAGATTAAATGAAATCGAAGGCATGGTTTCTACTATTGGGCATAGAGGACCTGACAATGAGCATAGTATCATTTGTAACAATATTGCTCTCGGTCATGCGAGATTAAGTATAATTGATACCAATAGTACAGCGCACCAACCTATGTATTCTTCAGACAGAAGATATATTATAGTTTTCAATGGAGAAATTTACAACTATAAAGAATTATCAAAAGAGCTAAATATTGAGTTTAAAACATCTTCCGATACGGAAGTATTACTTGAAGCTTTTATAAGATGGGGAGTAGACTGCTACGAGAGGCTAAATGGCATGTTCGCCTTTTCTGTATACGACACCATGACTGATGAACTCTACTTATTCAGAGACAGAATGGGTATTAAGCCTTTGTTTTATTATTCAACAAACGAAATTTTCTCCTTCTGCTCCGAAATAAAAGGGATATTAGCTTGCGATCAAATAAAGAAAATGGCCGAACCAGACCGGAAAATGGTTGTAGAATTTCTTCATCTTGGATATATCGCTGAGCCAAATACTATT
This region of Flavobacteriales bacterium genomic DNA includes:
- a CDS encoding ABC transporter ATP-binding protein → MGLRDNIYFKTIKGTNTILNKEFKEKAKRVFLLTVANGFVEVVGLALIFPLISMANDNSLIHTNKFLSYAYKSLHFKSEDNFLLSLIGFTMLVFTLKNLIGVFINYVQTNFSNTLSAALTKQQFEKYLDRSFHYFKNTNSNIITRDIANVPQAFSFDIMLPLISITSEFVIIFLIAVGIVSYDLTVFMIVLLVFIPILAWFYNIVKNRLASYGKERNEVSPVTYKSIFEAIHGYIDVKLTNREDYFVSRSKKSLKRYFDLLTKVYVVESFPIRIIEIASIGFISFLFAYFIMTNGDRKVLGEFLILFAVAAYRIMPSTNRIMAAILRLKNASYVLDILQEQDPFSTDESTHSENDNTNLIFEEEITLEGICFKYPEKEESVLNNFNLTIKKEQSIGLIGPSGSGKTTLVNIILRLIDNHKGVFKVDGKALNKRTLRSWRNMTGYVQQDSYLLDATLAENIAFGFSLEEINMNKLEKCIKQARLASLINELPNGINTNVGEFGGRISGGQKQRIAIARALYKEPQILILDEATSSLDSEVEAEILDTIQNLSDSGITIISIAHRISSLKFCDEIYELESGKIKKKYSYEELISHIEK